The following are encoded together in the Melitaea cinxia chromosome 22, ilMelCinx1.1, whole genome shotgun sequence genome:
- the LOC123664363 gene encoding uncharacterized protein LOC123664363 yields the protein MDTNETIYSDSDGVENASEGQTALDSDDSLPINRRVRSVGKRPRLHLTSLSPTSDDESHLPLTALARKRSSQREAASREKALEAEVLEAEEGRRAMGVDVGDVRTVEALGVQVAKDVDIILKVATRSTNLKGTFVKALKNAASSISIAVESLKERTASDEVRKLQAENTRLRRDVEELKLQMAELAKNRPLQPVSGPAQDTQSETDREDRTRASLLSSIKEMLDTRLADIEERLPPAKTVRPPLAADTTGVALQAPPPAKKKKVARKAKAATVSTAPVTAVGDATATRPRDDEWVAVVKKKKKKKGKDKPPASGAAAAKSPQQRKNRKKKAKSRPPRLVAPRRPAVIMTLEPEAEEQGVTYSHLLKRAAETLNLADLGISEGLTVRTAATGGRLLELAKGQTSEAAQRLAQELDRVLEGTARVVQPMKLASLRVSGLDDSVTKQMVAEAAAKATKCDVSVLKTGEVSTGPGGIGASILRCPIPAAKALAQAGRLLVGWSSARVTLLEQRPLRCFKCMGIGHTRPTCPFAVDRSGLCYRCGKEGHIAKNCTGAPSCAVCTSAGKPAAHIMGGRVCRPPKVRRMAVGRAPPPNSRKAAEEAAAMSS from the coding sequence ATGGATACAAATGAAACAATTTATTCAGATAGTGATGGTGTGGAGAACGCGTCGGAGGGTCAGACTGCTCTCGACTCTGATGACAGTCTGCCGATTAATAGGAGGGTCCGATCTGTCGGGAAACGGCCCCGACTGCACTTGACCTCGTTGTCGCCAACATCTGACGACGAGAGTCATCTGCCGCTGACTGCGCTAGCTCGCAAGCGCAGCAGCCAAAGAGAAGCGGCCTCGCGCGAGAAAGCGCTTGAGGCAGAGGTCTTGGAGGCGGAGGAAGGACGCCGGGCAATGGGTGTGGATGTAGGCGACGTCCGCACTGTCGAAGCCTTGGGCGTGCAAGTCGCGAAGGACGTCgacattatattaaaagtgGCGACGAGATCGACGAACCTGAAGGGGACCTTCGTAAAGGCCTTGAAGAACGCGGCCTCTTCGATCAGCATTGCGGTGGAGTCGCTTAAAGAGCGTACCGCCTCAGACGAGGTCCGCAAACTCCAAGCGGAGAACACTCGGCTGAGGAGGGACGTTGAAGAATTGAAGTTACAGATGGCAGAACTGGCCAAAAATCGGCCCTTACAACCTGTCTCTGGTCCAGCACAGGACACACAGAGTGAGACGGACAGAGAGGATCGGACGCGAGCGTCCTTGCTCTCTTCGATCAAGGAGATGCTCGACACCCGCCTCGCAGACATCGAGGAGAGGCTGCCGCCGGCGAAGACAGTCCGTCCGCCGCTAGCAGCAGATACTACAGGGGTTGCGTTGCAGGCGCCGCCACCAGCGAAGAAGAAAAAGGTGGCGCGAAAGGCGAAAGCCGCCACGGTCTCCACGGCCCCTGTGACGGCTGTTGGCGATGCGACGGCGACCCGACCTCGTGACGACGAATGGGTCGCCgttgttaaaaagaaaaagaagaagaagggcAAGGACAAACCTCCTGCGTCGGGTGCCGCTGCTGCGAAGTCACCGCAGCAGCGAAAGAACAGAAAGAAGAAGGCGAAATCCCGTCCTCCCAGGTTGGTGGCCCCCCGTAGGCCCGCAGTGATTATGACACTGGAGCCAGAAGCAGAGGAACAGGGGGTCACCTACAGCCACTTACTCAAGCGGGCTGCGGAAACGCTAAATTTGGCTGACCTGGGAATAAGTGAAGGGTTGACCGTGCGCACTGCCGCAACCGGAGGCAGGCTGTTGGAGCTGGCGAAAGGCCAGACTTCGGAAGCGGCACAGCGTCTGGCGCAGGAGCTTGACCGCGTCCTCGAAGGCACGGCGAGAGTCGTCCAGCCCATGAAGCTCGCGAGTCTTCGAGTTTCTGGACTGGATGACTCCGTCACTAAACAAATGGTGGCAGAGGCGGCAGCCAAGGCCACCAAATGCGACGTCAGCGTCCTTAAAACCGGCGAAGTATCGACTGGACCAGGAGGGATCGGCGCCTCAATATTAAGGTGTCCGATCCCTGCCGCGAAGGCTCTGGCACAGGCCGGCAGACTCCTTGTCGGCTGGAGCTCTGCCAGAGTCACACTACTGGAGCAGCGCCCGTTGCGCTGCTTCAAATGTATGGGCATAGGGCACACCCGCCCAACATGTCCCTTCGCGGTGGACCGGAGTGGTCTGTGCTATCGGTGCGGCAAGGAGGGGCATATTGCCAAAAACTGCACCGGGGCTCCTAGTTGTGCTGTATGCACCAGCGCCGGAAAACCGGCTGCGCATATAATGGGAGGGCGGGTTTGTCGTCCTCCAAAGGTCCGGCGAATGGCGGTGGGGCGTGCCCCCCCTCCAAATAGTCGAAAAGCTGCGGAGGAGGCTGCGGCGATGTCGTCGTAG
- the LOC123664364 gene encoding uncharacterized protein LOC123664364, whose translation MKRDRYQDTMSSKVVAFLAILAVSSAGKEPTRWSRKLSTYTSDISDWVPLRAPVERELPQIKRQAIAEPRILSEPFAGFVRPTGFSQETFPSRAFYNSPANRQLYLQSVPSAPQNYLSDQGFGQGLRFGLTQPNFPLSQGFISPQFTFDNVPQIKPRPQTGPVTFETSQQTSQHLPSSNLNPHTLKPFQPLKPKHEIPKFVDGYRAVNSSDFNFPKQKPQPSHKIKFDSSDVSKESFGPPKKNVEREEVQLVYVPLDSLNRGQFNFRSPLTSAQLLNTELYNPNHKSNPLMQNLAAEFQGPIIKPFDTFNSQAFVTNFNSQLHQLDSRPKFSTATTSFTTAAATTPKPKKLKPHQPPLAIFLTQDAKKESQVKVGDVLYSLKNANTVPVLDSVNPLNAPKVFIGPSSLSPPENYVKFELPYLSNIENSDKKLRQLPFFVAPLSYNTPQGFAKIPFPSPHVGSVIINSLIKDTPQTNKATTATNYYGNSYSEPMYKQEHNLATQKPKISYYTTSSPQTNSPTYDQNYYSIEPQSVSTLRPLKEQEAYNSPQPTPVKTTSYSLSNVENNYKPTQFVNFPQDTRFKPSDASNNLNVFKVETTTTPRTTFTSTTKLPTTHASQLLETHNPYSINQAFHFSTPLDYHNFFDEYREPYSTAGIKQLQSPSTTPVTPASQTTKQVESEQSQPQSPQPIQQSLPNYLQNYTPELHHESEVQNSRYPTFNTNNYSAKINSVPGTQYNIPSNPANADDNIKTINYGSQENIKSIESIQPTYENDTNEKSNQSEYFSNDAQSTKSSAEYNNYDVAYNSHETQSSTTSSTTTTTTTRRSPIRTRGRPRYPTTKSESGESSTRATITRRPLRERKPLPVRQKFETNKITSENPVKNQFDTIEISTKASRARTRGKVHFRPSDGDELYPKRNKQKSKEEDLAYQRDVLHQNYPVTLMERASTADIEAITEPSEKSISANNLEVFKTQDTEDAYSYDKVSITEPSNRDIKDLVQQYTTAVDSVTDISYTQKIKADEINDYQPQGTKVPPNDEISYGDTRENNYSHHISPEYNVDNQNMSQNKPPNSVAEQNASIYSVDDVYQSKEKEEIASSNGDDNAKILSQEINQEQEHEENIVETTPSYNRVRIRPGVIRQYHQASTTEYSRLKNDRRKPLQAITYRPAFDKRRTTMKIEEIEADLKTKQIHIRPEFQDYKQPVYKPEPSTESITSSTTETSTKRSQFRRRRPNYTVTSTEGAVTRRNYEIKNRFRGRRPTEKPTEKSENEADVTTVKNNLHSRYSHRPRLSERYNKKPETDDQVTEDQDSNYSINRPKYAVPESDRWSPKISKDSFKPFNPNNIADDVKVEENIDKPKDEELDIITARNEYEDILISVTPATNNRAQKKIPDIPPTLEALVEQSKVTKADSNDSMSTFESMLEEVMKNLEEQDENEYTGKVMKHKGGEIGEIPPEKIISSGENYSLKSTTPLQDDLATTTPDHISPLNETEEVPNKKNRRRGFWKRVKKVRPVNEEIEVAESQYYSNAVNQLGESIPKSVFEKPGKSNAKVAVTTYKPNYQFLKDFFEVEDDQLDAIPNIDLHKVASNKPENSTETLKETLHSTTRSYLKKDNSPEKFNPGDMDLGTGSPDPTLDDATYYSDSTEPTSSSSIDRSDGFSFMDYLFGVTSSDDIESPNSKADSTKSSQEADIRTTPLVKHETETEAAKLKATTENSYIPEEITAEVTSNVNEDVTEAISDILRNTTNINPSSKEEDVTHKSLVKVESSSVSSFMDPANVVSTSMSTEVSHETEICFRGKCIKTNKILL comes from the exons ATGAAGCGTGATAGGTATCAAGATACC ATGTCGAGTAAGGTAGTGGCCTTTTTGGCCATCTTGGCTGTTTCTTCAGCGGGAAAAGAACCAACGAGATGGTCTCGTAAGTTGAGCACGTATACATCGGACATTAGCGACTGGGTTCCTCTGAGAGCCCCCGTTGAGAGGGAGTTACCTCAAATCAAGAGACAAGCAATAGCAGAGCCCAGGATATTGTCTGAGCCTTTCGCCGGGTTCGTAAGACCAACTGGATTCAGTCAGGAGACATTTCCTTCAAGAGCATTTTATAATTCCCCGGCAAATCGTCAACTTTATCTTCAGTCAGTGCCTTCTGCACCTCAGAACTATCTTTCAGATCAAGGATTTGGCCAAGGATTAAGGTTTGGTCTAACGCAACCAAATTTTCCTCTCAGTCAAGGCTTTATTTCACCACAGTTTACCTTTGACAATGTCCCGCAAATTAAACCTAGACCACAAACAGGACCTGTTACGTTTGAAACCTCTCAACAAACTAGTCAACATTTACCATCTTCAAACCTTAATCCTCATACGTTAAAACCTTTCCAACCCCTAAAACCAAAACACGAAATACCAAAGTTCGTGGACGGCTACCGCGCTGTAAACAGTAGCGACTTTAACTTCCCTAAACAGAAACCACAACCATCACACAAAATCAAATTTGATAGCTCCGACGTATCCAAAGAGTCGTTCGGTCCTCCAAAAAAGAATGTCGAAAGAGAAGAAGTTCAGCTTGTGTACGTGCCTTTAGATTCCCTTAATAGAGGACAATTCAACTTTAGGAGCCCATTGACATCAGCACAACTTCTGAATACTGAGCTTTACAATCCTAATCATAAATCGAATCCTTTAATGCAAAACCTCGCTGCCGAATTCCAAGGACCGATAATAAAGCCTTTCGATACGTTCAATTCACAAGCATTTGTCACAAACTTTAACAGTCAATTACATCAACTAGATTCCAGACCAAAATTCTCCACAGCAACAACATCATTTACTACAGCTGCAGCGACAACTCCTAAACCAAAAAAATTGAAGCCACATCAACCTCCGCTAGCAATTTTTCTTACACAAGATGCCAAGAAAGAAAGTCAAGTAAAAGTTGGAGATGTGTTGTATTCATTGAAAAATGCCAATACAGTTCCAGTATTGGATTCTGTTAATCCTTTAAATGCACCAAAAGTATTCATCGGCCCTTCGTCTTTATCGCCACCTGAAAATTACGTCAAGTTTGAACTCCCGTATTTGTCAAATATAGAAAATAGTGACAAAAAATTGAGACAACTGCCATTCTTCGTGGCACCGCTTAGCTACAATACGCCTCAAGGATTTGCTAAAATTCCATTCCCGTCTCCCCACGTTGGATCTGTAATTATAAACTCGCTTATCAAGGACACGCCACAAACAAACAAGGCAACAACCGCAACTAATTACTATGGTAATTCTTATTCGGAACCAATGTATAAACAAGAACATAATTTAGCGACGCAAAAACCAAAAATAAGTTACTATACTACTTCTAGCCCTCAAACTAATTCACCTACCTACGaccaaaattattattcaatcgAGCCACAATCAGTGAGTACATTACGACCGCTAAAGGAACAGGAAGCTTACAATAGCCCTCAACCAACTCCTGTAAAAACCACTTCGTATTCTTTAAGCAATGTAGAAAATAACTACAAACCAACGCAGTTTGTAAACTTTCCTCAAGATACAAGATTCAAGCCTTCAGATGCATCAAACaatttgaatgtttttaaagtaGAAACAACAACCACACCGAGAACTACTTTTACTTCAACCACTAAGCTACCTACAACTCACGCAAGTCAGTTACTAGAGACTCACAATCCTTATTCAATCAATCAAGCATTTCATTTTAGCACACCATTAGATTACCACAACTTCTTTGATGAATATAGGGAACCGTATTCTACTGCAGGAATTAAACAGTTACAATCGCCATCGACAACGCCTGTAACACCTGCATCTCAAACTACAAAACAAGTGGAGTCAGAACAGTCACAGCCGCAGTCTCCTCAGCCGATACAACAATCGTTgccaaattatttacaaaactacACTCCAGAATTACATCATGAATCAGAAGTGCAAAACTCAAGATATCCCACtttcaatacaaataattattccgCTAAAATTAATTCAGTCCCAGGAACTCAATATAATATTCCTAGTAATCCAGCGAATGCAGACGACAATATTAAAACGATAAATTATGGGTctcaagaaaatattaaaagtatagaATCTATACAACCGACATATGAAAATGATACGAACGAAAAAAGTAATCAATCTGAATATTTTTCTAATGACGCTCAATCAACGAAATCTTCCGCGGAATACAACAACTATGATGTGGCGTACAATTCACATGAAACACAATCCTCCACCACAAGCAgtactacaactacaactacaactagaAGATCTCCCATTAGAACACGAGGACGACCTCGCTATCCTACTACTAAATCTGAATCCGGCGAATCATCTACACGGGCTACTATAACGAGACGACCTCTACGAGAAAGAAAACCTTTGCCTGTTAGACAAAagtttgaaacaaataaaataacatctGAAAATCCagtaaaaaatcaatttgacacAATAGAAATTTCAACAAAAGCAAGTAGAGCACGAACTAGAGGAAAAGTACATTTCAGACCATCAGACGGTGATGAACTTTATCCAAAAAGAAATAAGCAAAAGAGTAAAGAAGAAGATTTAGCCTATCAAAGAGACGTATTGCACCAAAACTACCCTGTAACTTTAATGGAAAGAGCTAGCACTGCCGATATAGAAGCCATTACAGAACCGTCTGAAAAATCAATTTCAGCGAATAATCTTGAAGTGTTTAAGACTCAAGACACCGAAGACGCTTACAGCTATGACAAAGTTTCAATAACAGAACCTTCTAATAGGGACATAAAAGACTTAGTGCAGCAATACACGACGGCTGTTGATTCTGTTACCGACATTTcttatacacaaaaaataaaagctGATGAAATTAACGATTATCAACCACAAGGCACTAAGGTACCACCAAATGACGAAATATCATATGGCGACACcagagaaaataattattcccACCATATATCTCCTGAATATAACGTAGATAATCAAAATATGTCACAAAATAAGCCACCCAATTCTGTAGCTGAACAAAATGCCTCTATTTATTCAGTCGATGATGTTTATCAATCTAAGGAAAAAGAAGAGATAGCATCATCTAATGGTGACGACAATGCTAAAATTTTAAGTCAAGAAATTAATCAGGAACAAGAACATGAAGAGAACATTGTGGAAACCACACCTTCATACAATAGAGTAAGAATACGTCCAGGAGTTATAAGACAGTATCATCAAGCCTCTACAACGGAATACTCCAGACTGAAGAACGATAGAAGAAAACCGCTTCAAGCTATAACGTATAGACCAGCTTTTGATAAGCGCCGAACTACAATGAAAATTGAAGAGATTGAAGCAgatctaaaaacaaaacaaattcatATAAGACCAGAGTTTCAAGATTATAAGCAACCTGTTTACAAACCAGAACCTTCAACTGAATCTATTACATCAAGCACAACGGAAACATCTACAAAACGTAGCCAATTCCGCCGGAGACGGCCTAACTACACAGTGACTTCCACTGAAGGAGCCGTAACTAGAAGGaattacgaaattaaaaatCGATTCAGAGGACGACGGCCTACAGAGAAACCAACTGAAAAGTCCGAAAATGAAGCAGATGTAacaacagttaaaaataatttgcatagCCGATATAGCCATAGACCGCGATTATCagaaagatataataaaaaaccggAAACTGATGACCAAGTGACTGAAGATCaggattcaaattattctataaATAGACCAAAATATGCTGTACCAGAATCAGACCGATGGTCTCCAAAAATTTCAAAGGATTCCTTCAAGCCCTTTAACCCAAATAATATAGCAGATGACGTAAAAGTTgaagaaaatattgataagCCTAAGGATGAGGAGCTAGATATAATAACGGCTAGAAACGAATATGAGGACATACTTATTTCTGTGACGCCTGCAACGAACAACAGAGCTCAGAAGAAAATACCAGACATACCACCAACCTTAGAAGCTCTAGTTGAACAAAGTAAAGTAACTAAAGCTGATTCCAATGACAGTATGTCTACTTTTGAGAGCATGCTTGAAGAAGTCATGAAAAACTTAGAAGAACAAGATGAAAATGAATACACAGGCAAAGTAATGAAGCATAAAGGTGGTGAAATAGGAGAGATCCCACCAGAGAAAATTATTTCTTCAGGAGAAAACTACTCACTTAAATCTACAACTCCACTTCAAGACGACTTAGCAACTACAACACCGGATCACATTTCTCCTCTTAATGAAACTGag gAGGTGCCAAACAAAAAGAATCGCCGTCGTGGTTTCTGGAAAAGAGTTAAAAAGGTTCGTCCTGTTAATGAAGAAATAGAAGTAGCCGAATCTCAATACTATTCCAACGCAGTGAACCAACTTGGGGAATCTATACCTAAAAGTGTATTCGAAAAGCCAGGAAAAAGCAACGCCAAAGTGGCGGTGACAACTTACAAAccaaattatcaatttttaaaagatttcttTGAAGTCGAAGACGATCAACTTGATGCTATCCCAAATATAGATCTACACAAAGTAGCAAGCAATAAGCCTGAGAACAGCACAGAAACATTAAAAGAAACTTTGCATTCGACAACAAGATCATACTTAAAAAAGGATAACTCTCCGGAAAAATTTAACCCCGGCGACATGGATTTAGGAACAGGCTCGCCAGACCCTACGTTAGACGACGCTACATACTATAGTGACTCCACTGAACCTACTTCAAGCTCTAGCATTGATCGTTCCGACGGTTTTAGCTTTATGGACTATTTATTTGGTGTAACATCTTCTGACGATATAGAATCTCCAAATAGTAAAGCAGACTCAACAAAATCATCTCAAGAAGCTGACATAAGAACCACACCATTAGTTAAACATGAAACGGAAACAGAAGCAGCTAAACTAAAGGCAACCACTGAAAACAGTTACATTCCAGAGGAAATCACAGCTGAAGTGACGAGTAACGTCAATGAAGATGTAACGGAAGCCATTTCCGACATTTTAAGAAACACAACAAACATTAATCCCAGTTCAAAGGAAGAGGATGTAACACACAAGTCCCTGGTTAAAGTTGAAAGCTCATCAGTATCTAGTTTTATGGATCCAGCGAACGTTGTCAGTACTTCGATGTCAACCGAAGTATCTCACGAAACTGAAATATGTTTTAGAGGCAAATgtataaaaactaacaaaattctattataa
- the LOC123664705 gene encoding uncharacterized protein LOC123664705, which produces MVEVEVKIKEDMKKLGCNCDKKIVLAYYLYIYLVDQKLMYDTEYCYNKDVDTLYVVARPRKHEKLNIYVPIPTSVDVSMDLISVLQENLCTVETGPSVNLAFVEQDLTIVIYTFTKGLAERRPAEAIEQVRQKAQRRIFINSELKKNQSKILNDAFNGGFVEDDDCQFLD; this is translated from the coding sequence aTGGTGGAAgttgaagtaaaaataaaagaagatatGAAAAAATTAGGATGTAATTGTGATAAGAAAATAGTGTTAGCTTACTACTTGTACATATACTTAGTCGATCAAAAGCTCATGTATGACACAGAGTACTGTTACAACAAAGATGTGGACACTCTCTATGTAGTTGCAAGACCGAGGAAACATGAGAAATTAAACATATATGTGCCAATACCGACAAGCGTCGATGTGTCAATGGATCTTATTAGTGTTTTACAAGAAAATTTGTGTACGGTAGAAACTGGGCCAAGTGTGAATTTGGCTTTTGTCGAACAAGACCTTACCATAGTTATTTACACTTTTACAAAGGGTCTTGCTGAACGACGACCTGCTGAGGCGATAGAGCAGGTCAGACAGAAAGCTCAGAGGAGAATTTTTATTAACAGTGAATTAAAGAAAAACCAAAGTAAAATTTTGAATGATGCCTTTAACGGTGGATTTGTTGAGGATGACGATTGTCAATTTTTAGATTAG